The following proteins are encoded in a genomic region of Haloarcula marina:
- a CDS encoding precorrin-2 dehydrogenase/sirohydrochlorin ferrochelatase family protein has protein sequence MIPLLHDFTGETVLVVGGGPVGARKARRFASEARVVVVSPDFADREFGDAELVRAAPDAEAVREWVARTDPALVVAATDDASVNDAAAEAARERGALVNRADDHGEQSFGNVVVPATVRDDPVMLAVATGGTSPALSKHLRERFEAEFAGAGAMAELTGELRESLKADGVAPADRRAAVRAVVRDAEVWKALDSGRSNARQVATAVIEDQLGETA, from the coding sequence ATGATTCCGCTCCTCCACGACTTCACGGGCGAGACGGTCCTCGTCGTCGGCGGCGGCCCCGTCGGCGCGCGGAAAGCCCGCCGCTTCGCCAGCGAAGCGCGCGTCGTCGTCGTGAGTCCCGACTTCGCCGACCGCGAGTTCGGCGATGCGGAACTCGTTCGCGCCGCGCCCGACGCCGAGGCGGTGCGGGAGTGGGTCGCCCGGACCGACCCAGCGCTGGTCGTCGCCGCGACGGACGACGCGTCTGTGAACGACGCTGCGGCCGAGGCCGCCCGAGAGCGGGGTGCGCTCGTCAACCGCGCGGACGACCACGGCGAGCAGTCGTTCGGCAACGTCGTCGTGCCCGCGACGGTGCGGGACGACCCCGTGATGCTGGCGGTTGCGACCGGCGGCACGTCGCCCGCGCTGTCGAAACACCTCCGCGAGCGGTTCGAGGCGGAGTTCGCGGGCGCTGGCGCGATGGCCGAACTGACGGGCGAATTACGCGAGTCGCTCAAAGCCGACGGGGTCGCACCCGCCGACCGCCGGGCGGCGGTGCGGGCGGTGGTCAGAGACGCCGAGGTTTGGAAGGCTTTAGATAGTGGCAGGTCCAACGCACGGCAAGTAGCTACAGCCGTGATAGAAGACCAACTGGGTGAGACTGCGTGA
- the hemA gene encoding glutamyl-tRNA reductase codes for MREQGSIVGVRVSHECASVDELEAAAVESQRHAVETLLSRPGVEEALALQTCNRTEGYVVVSDDETGRDALSLFTHGVPEDVVVEMDHEESLRHLLRVAAGLESIVLGEDQILGQLRDAYEDARGVGGIGRLLEDGVTKAIHVGERARNETGINEGVVSLASAAVRLVDRECSLTGETALVVGAGEMGQLAAKALSEHVERVIVANRTVPHAEHVAETIDAEASAVALDAVSAAVESARIVVTATGSSGHVFDAATFDGAGETYVVDIAQPRDVPAEAADIAGVTVYDLDALESVTDETRAKRRRAAAEVERLVDEEFGHLLTQYKRKRADRVISAMYESAEQVKAAELNTAMAGADFDEDQREIVESMADAIVSQLLAAPTRSLRDAAEDDDWSTIQTALELFDPDFGPGSGGPPAFVEDMAIEDIPEGMREEIPPAVLDQLADD; via the coding sequence GTGAGAGAGCAAGGCTCCATCGTGGGCGTCCGCGTCTCCCACGAATGCGCGTCGGTCGACGAATTAGAGGCCGCAGCGGTCGAGAGCCAGCGCCACGCCGTCGAGACGCTGCTCTCCCGACCGGGCGTCGAGGAGGCGCTGGCGCTCCAGACGTGCAACCGGACCGAGGGATACGTCGTCGTCTCCGACGACGAAACCGGCCGCGACGCCCTCTCGCTGTTCACCCACGGCGTGCCAGAGGACGTGGTGGTCGAGATGGACCACGAGGAAAGTCTGCGCCACCTCCTGCGAGTGGCCGCCGGACTGGAGTCCATCGTCCTCGGCGAGGACCAGATTCTCGGCCAGTTGCGCGACGCCTACGAGGACGCCCGCGGCGTCGGCGGCATCGGTCGGCTCTTAGAAGACGGCGTGACGAAGGCCATCCACGTCGGCGAACGCGCCCGCAACGAGACGGGTATCAACGAGGGCGTCGTCTCGCTGGCCTCTGCGGCCGTCCGCCTCGTCGACCGCGAGTGCTCGCTCACCGGCGAAACGGCGCTGGTCGTCGGCGCTGGCGAGATGGGGCAACTGGCGGCGAAGGCCCTCTCGGAACACGTCGAGCGTGTCATCGTCGCCAACCGGACCGTCCCGCACGCCGAACACGTCGCCGAGACCATCGACGCCGAGGCCAGCGCCGTCGCACTTGACGCCGTCTCGGCGGCCGTCGAGTCGGCCCGCATCGTCGTCACCGCGACGGGCAGTAGCGGCCACGTCTTCGACGCGGCCACCTTCGACGGAGCGGGCGAGACGTACGTCGTCGACATCGCCCAGCCCCGAGACGTGCCCGCGGAAGCCGCCGACATCGCGGGCGTGACCGTCTACGACCTCGACGCGCTGGAGTCGGTGACCGACGAGACGCGCGCCAAGCGCCGCCGTGCCGCCGCGGAAGTCGAGCGCCTCGTCGACGAGGAGTTCGGCCACCTCCTGACCCAGTACAAGCGAAAGCGCGCCGACCGCGTCATCTCGGCGATGTACGAGAGCGCCGAACAGGTCAAGGCGGCCGAACTCAACACGGCGATGGCCGGGGCCGACTTCGACGAGGACCAGCGCGAAATCGTCGAGTCGATGGCCGACGCCATCGTCTCGCAACTGCTGGCCGCGCCGACCCGGAGCCTCCGGGACGCCGCCGAAGACGACGACTGGTCGACCATCCAGACGGCGCTCGAACTGTTCGACCCCGATTTCGGCCCGGGCAGTGGCGGTCCGCCAGCGTTCGTGGAAGACATGGCTATCGAGGACATCCCCGAGGGGATGCGCGAGGAGATTCCCCCCGCCGTCCTCGACCAGTTGGCCGACGACTGA
- a CDS encoding 4a-hydroxytetrahydrobiopterin dehydratase: MADLLSDDEIADRLPDGWDRDGDEIVRTFEFDAYLDASGFLSAAAGLAEDAWHHPEMTVRWGEVEVRLTTHDAGGITDNDMELAERLNGIYE, translated from the coding sequence ATGGCAGACCTGCTCTCTGACGACGAGATAGCCGACCGCCTCCCCGACGGCTGGGACCGCGACGGCGACGAAATCGTCCGCACGTTCGAGTTCGACGCGTATCTGGACGCGTCGGGGTTCCTGAGCGCCGCCGCTGGCCTCGCCGAGGACGCGTGGCACCATCCCGAGATGACCGTTCGCTGGGGGGAAGTCGAGGTGCGACTGACGACCCACGACGCGGGCGGCATCACCGACAACGACATGGAACTGGCCGAGCGACTGAACGGCATCTACGAGTAA